TCCAGTGGACTAGCGGTGCGCATCGTCGTACTATCGTGCATGAATTTCAGCTAAGCTCGGTCACAGGAGGAGGCGATGGTCACCAGGCCACCCGACACAATGCCGGACAGGCATCAGGATGCCGTTCAGAATCGCCGCTTGCGGCAGCGGTTTCGCAAAGGCGTGTTCGTAATCCCGAGCCTGCTCACGACCGCCAACATCTTCTGTGGCTTCTACTCCGTAATGGAATCCCTCGCCGGGGCCAGATTTCTTGCGCTGGTAGGGCTGAGCAACGGTTCCGAGCACCTGGGTCCCGCCGCAATCGCCGCAGCCACCGAGCACTTCGACCGCGCTGCTATCACGATCGGTTTCGCCGCTTTGTTCGATCTGCTTGACGGCCGGGTTGCGCGGATGACCAACGCTACATCCGAGTTCGGCCTCGAGCTTGATTCAATCGCCGACGTGGTTTCATTCGGCATCGCGCCGGCGGTGCTCGCATTCGCATGGGGATACGGCGAAGTGCCAGACCTGCACAACGTCGGTTGGGCGGCATCGTTCCTGTTCGTAATCTGCGGCGCGCTCAGGCTGGCGCGGTTCAACGTGCAGGCTCGTCGTCCACATACAAACCTCCCGCCTAAGAACCCCAAGGTGGACAAGAAGGCTTTCGTGGGAATGCCGATACCGGTTGGCGCGACGATGATCGCTTCGATTACCCACTTCTTACCGAGACCCCTCGGCTTTGTTGGAGAGACCCACTTGTGGTCGCTCACAATAGGCCCGCACACATACTCGACCGCGCTGCTGGTGTTGGTGGTGTGTCTGGCTTTTCTGATGATCTCAACGTTGCGTTATTCGAGCTTGAAGAATATCGGCGTCGGCAACCGCAATCCCAGGATCTTGATAATCGGGCTGGCGCTGGTGGTGATGTTGATCTGGTTTTATTCGCGGTACGTCTTGCTGATACTCGCGACTGTCTACGCTTCGCATGGCGTCATCGCGAAGCTGTGGTCGCTTGTGAAACCTCGGCGAGCCTCCGAACCTCGCGATCTCGAGATTGGCGGTCAAAAGCTGGAAGACTCGCGTTAAGGACGCGCCTTCAGCCGCCGGCCTTAAGTTTGCCAGATGCGTCTTCGATGGTTAGCGTGCCGGTTACCTGGATCGGTTTTGGCTCAGGATTCTCAGTGCTCGATTCGCCCGCGGGCTGTAAGAACCCTGAGAGCCGCTCGGCGCCACCCATCAACAGCAATCCGGTGAGGAACGCGTCCACCAGCGGGTTGGCGTCAGGCACGCCCATAACCCGGAGTATCCGGATGTTGCCTAACGCCAGCACCACGACGCTGAGCATGCCAGCCAGAACAAAATAAACCAGCTTATGCAACCTCTCGGCGCGCGCTCTCTCGGGACCGGGCCCGTGCTGAGCCGGATCGGGAACAACTCGCGCTAACGAAGCCAGGAACAAGATCGCAGTCACAATCCTGTCAATGGCGAACGACGCGAGGAACACCAGGGCGACCGCAGTTACTCCATCGATCTTCATGGTTTTTTGACTCCTTCTTGTTTCTCTTTCGCAAACACTTTTTTGAACACACCAACTCCAGCCTGCTTCTTTTCCTTCGGTTTAGGCCAGGCGTTCGGGCCCGAAGCATTCGGCGGACAGAATCCCTCGACCTTACCAGTCACTCCGCAGTTCTTTTTCAAACCGTACTCGGCTTCGCGACACTGCGCTTGCCGATCTTGAGGCGGGCGTTTAGATTGGCTGCCGGTGCCTGAAGCAGAGAACGGTGAAGGTTGGCTGTTACTGGAGACGGAACCTGCCGACGCGGTTCCGGTAATACTCAGCGTCGCCTTCAAGTTCTTGCAGTCGCAGCTAATCTTGCTACATGCGTCCGCGGGTTCATCCGGCGGTTTGTCCGGCGGATTCTTGACCTGCAGCGTGACCGTGACCTCATCGGATACATTGCCGAGCGAGGCCCGAATCGAGTTCTTACCAGGTAAGAGCGTGACTTTCGACTGAAACGTTCCCGGCGTCGTTTGAACCTGAAAGGCCTTTCCGTTGACGGTCAGCGTGATTGACTCTGGCCCAACGTTCTCTACCCTACCCTCTACGGCTAGAACGCGACGCCCTGTTATCTCCCCATCCTTCGGAGAGTCGATGATGATCCTGACCTTCGGAGGGTCGACCTTTGGTCGCACCAGCGTTATCTGATCCGACGCGCCCGCGACCGAGGCCTCGATCAGATTCTCGCCGGGAATCAGCTTAATCTGTGCTGTGAAGCTGCCGTCAATCACCTTCACGCTGTGCGGAGCGCCATTGACAGTAAGCGTTATCGTGTCGCCCGGCGCATTTTCAACTCTCCCAATCACCGTTACGGCGCTGTCCTTGGTTTGGCCGCTTCGCGGGGAGATGATCTGAATCGACGGACGCGGCGGAAGCCTGCGCAGTGTCACCTCGTTCGAGACGGCTTCACCCTGCAAAGCTCGAATGCGATTGGCGCCAACATCGAGTTTCACGTCCGAAGCAAAACCGCCGTCGTTTGATATTGGCAGAGTGTGCGCGGAACCGTTAACCGTGAGCGTAACCGTCTGGCCCTGTGAGTTCGTGATCGTGCCCGTCACTCTTACGGATGAGCTTCGAGTTCCGCCGCTTTGCGGCGAAGTGATTTCGATGAGAGTTGTGATCCGCTTAACCACTACTTCATTCGACACAGCGTTGCCCTGCGAAGCTCGAATGTGATTGTCCCCGAATGCGAGCCCGACGTTCGCAGTAAAACCGCCGTTCGATATTGGCAGAGTGCGCGCGGAACCGTTA
This portion of the Acidobacteriota bacterium genome encodes:
- the pssA gene encoding CDP-diacylglycerol--serine O-phosphatidyltransferase, whose amino-acid sequence is MVTRPPDTMPDRHQDAVQNRRLRQRFRKGVFVIPSLLTTANIFCGFYSVMESLAGARFLALVGLSNGSEHLGPAAIAAATEHFDRAAITIGFAALFDLLDGRVARMTNATSEFGLELDSIADVVSFGIAPAVLAFAWGYGEVPDLHNVGWAASFLFVICGALRLARFNVQARRPHTNLPPKNPKVDKKAFVGMPIPVGATMIASITHFLPRPLGFVGETHLWSLTIGPHTYSTALLVLVVCLAFLMISTLRYSSLKNIGVGNRNPRILIIGLALVVMLIWFYSRYVLLILATVYASHGVIAKLWSLVKPRRASEPRDLEIGGQKLEDSR